A window from Vibrio cortegadensis encodes these proteins:
- a CDS encoding LutC/YkgG family protein — MSCDKTVDREQRLHNRESFLSNIASKLGRDKPLEQVERPELKHTCHKEVMATLSQDELKTELLHYTQTALGAKAIVTTASQLEATLKEVCLSYCEDDQGEPVEGDTLFSASERLLALISPQALETDRHHVHVWDQSAGYDANILIAERAKVGVVFAEQALAESGTMVLYSHPAQGRAISLLPEASVFVVPKSTLVARLTQATDVLHEKAKRGERLPSCVNFISGPSSTADIELIKVVGVHGPIYATYIVIDDM; from the coding sequence ATGTCATGTGATAAAACAGTAGATAGAGAACAACGCCTCCATAATCGAGAGTCGTTTTTAAGCAATATTGCGAGCAAACTTGGTCGGGATAAGCCATTAGAGCAGGTCGAACGTCCAGAGTTAAAACATACTTGTCACAAAGAAGTGATGGCAACGTTAAGTCAAGATGAGCTGAAAACAGAATTACTGCATTACACTCAAACGGCTCTTGGTGCAAAAGCCATCGTAACAACGGCATCGCAACTAGAAGCGACTCTAAAAGAGGTCTGTTTGTCGTACTGCGAAGATGATCAAGGTGAACCAGTCGAAGGCGACACACTTTTTTCTGCATCTGAGCGTTTATTAGCGTTGATTTCACCTCAAGCGCTGGAGACCGATCGGCACCATGTTCATGTTTGGGACCAAAGCGCAGGCTATGATGCCAACATTTTGATTGCTGAACGCGCGAAAGTAGGGGTGGTGTTTGCTGAACAAGCGCTTGCTGAGTCTGGAACGATGGTGTTGTACAGCCATCCAGCGCAAGGCCGTGCGATAAGCTTGTTACCTGAAGCCTCGGTTTTTGTCGTACCGAAAAGTACGCTGGTGGCGCGGCTAACTCAAGCGACCGATGTGTTGCACGAAAAAGCCAAGCGTGGCGAACGCTTACCGTCATGCGTTAATTTTATCTCTGGACCAAGCTCAACGGCAGATATTGAACTGATTAAAGTGGTTGGGGTGCATGGGCCAATTTACGCCACTTATATCGTAATTGATGACATGTAA
- a CDS encoding LysR family transcriptional regulator gives MPQIDDLVLFTQVVEFGSFSKVAEANNITKSMVSKRVSKLEADLGTQLLYRTTRKLTLTEAGEVLYYRAKDINSAAKAAFDAITGYNENLSGHIRMSVPTISGELLLAKAISDFCQEHPGLTVDMSMDNNFVDLVADNYDLVIRTGYLEDSSLIARYIFNSHWIICASPEYIQEHGTPETPKDLRHHNCIGYTHESSGTFDWQFKNNSDVYTLKVTGNFSSDNSAALRQCALANNGVAYLPTCLVYDDIQQGKLVEILKPYSNKVVGIYAVYPYTKKPAKRIQALIEHIRQRYIDIQECF, from the coding sequence ATGCCACAGATAGATGACCTTGTTTTGTTTACTCAAGTTGTTGAATTTGGTTCATTTAGCAAGGTTGCTGAAGCGAACAACATTACAAAATCAATGGTAAGTAAGCGGGTGAGTAAATTAGAGGCAGATCTAGGTACTCAACTTTTGTACCGTACTACAAGAAAACTTACATTAACTGAGGCGGGAGAGGTTCTCTATTATCGAGCGAAAGACATTAACTCCGCAGCGAAAGCGGCTTTTGATGCGATAACTGGGTATAACGAAAACTTATCTGGCCACATTCGCATGTCTGTTCCTACGATATCGGGTGAGTTATTGTTGGCGAAAGCGATCTCAGACTTTTGTCAGGAGCATCCAGGGCTAACCGTTGATATGTCGATGGATAATAATTTTGTCGATTTGGTGGCAGATAACTATGATCTCGTCATTCGAACGGGATACTTGGAAGATTCAAGCTTGATTGCCCGCTACATTTTTAATTCACACTGGATAATCTGCGCGTCTCCTGAATATATACAAGAGCATGGCACCCCTGAAACACCCAAAGATCTACGTCATCATAACTGTATTGGTTACACCCATGAAAGCAGCGGGACTTTTGATTGGCAATTCAAAAATAATAGCGATGTATACACATTAAAAGTGACGGGTAATTTCTCGTCTGACAACTCTGCGGCACTAAGGCAGTGTGCTCTTGCCAATAATGGGGTGGCGTACCTTCCAACCTGTTTGGTGTATGACGATATTCAGCAAGGAAAGTTGGTTGAAATATTAAAACCATACAGCAATAAAGTGGTTGGTATTTATGCGGTATACCCTTATACAAAAAAACCAGCTAAACGTATTCAGGCGCTCATTGAACACATTCGTCAGCGCTATATCGATATACAAGAGTGCTTTTAA